Proteins encoded together in one Lutra lutra chromosome 4, mLutLut1.2, whole genome shotgun sequence window:
- the EBNA1BP2 gene encoding probable rRNA-processing protein EBP2, producing the protein MDTPPLSGSDSDSDDSLVTDRELQDAFSRGLLKPGLNIVLEGPKKAVNDVSGLKQCLAEFKRDLEWVERLDVTLGPVPEVSGPQPTPQNKDQKAVDPEDDFQREMSFYRQAQAAVLAVLPRLHQLKVPTKRPTDYFAEMAKSDQQMQKIRQKLQAKQAAMEKSEKAKQLRALRKYGKKVQTEVLQKRQREKTHMMNAIKKYQKGFSDKLDFLEGDQKPVARRTKEGAKGQQMKKGPNAKRRYKNQKFGFGGKKKGSKWNTRESYDDVSSFRAKTAHGKGLKRPGKKGSSKRPGKRTREKMKSRAH; encoded by the exons ATGGACACTCCCCCGCTGTCAGGTTCGGACTCGGATTCTGATGATTCTCTGGTCACAGACCGAG AGTTGCAGGATGCGTTTTCCCGGGGACTCCTGAAGCCAGGCCTCAATATCGTGCTAGAGGGGCCGAAGAAGGCTGTGAACGACGTG AGTGGCCTGAAGCAGTGTTTGGCTGAATTCAAGCGGGATCTGGAGTGGGTTGAAAGGCTTGATGTGACCCTGGGTCCCGTGCCGGAAGTCAGTGGACCTCAGCCAACACCTCAGAATAAGGATCAGAAAGCTGTTGATCCAGAAGATGACTTCCAGCGGGAGATGAGCTT CTACCGGCAGGCCCAGGCTGCAGTGTTGGCGGTATTACCCCGCCTCCATCAGCTCAAAGTCCCTACGAAGAGGCCCACTGACTATTTTGCAGAGATGGCCAAGTCTGATCAACAGATGCAGAAG attcgaCAGAAGCTGCAGGCTAAACAGGCGGCCATGGAGAAGTCTGAAAAGGCGAAGCAACTGCGGGCGCTTAGGAAATACGGGAAGAAG GTGCAAACAGAGGTTCTTCagaagagacagcgagagaaaaCACATATGATGAATGCCATTAAGAAATATCAGAAAG GCTTTTCTGATAAACTGGATTTCCTTGAGGGGGATCAGAAGCCTGTTGCACGGAGAACGAAGGAAGGAGCAAAAGGCCAGCAGATGAAGAAGGG GCCCAACGCTAAGCGGCGGTATAAAAACCAGAAGTTTGGTTTTggtggaaagaagaaaggttCCAAGTGGAACACGCGCGAGAGCTATGATGATGTATCCAGCTTCCGCGCCAAGACGGCTCATGGCAAGGGCCTCAAGAGACCTGGGAAGAAAGGATCAAGT aagAGGCCTGGAAAACGgacaagagagaaaatgaagagcagAGCACACTAA